Proteins encoded in a region of the Massilia sp. UMI-21 genome:
- the pepN gene encoding aminopeptidase N: MAVAIASAFVLNTVSAAPAQGGNARAENAYLSQADAMARSARVSNVDYVLDFTLTGKENFAGTTTVEFDLKDNDAPLTIDLDKASINSLTVNGKQVTPRYNNWFITLAPEDLVKGRNTVTVGYERAHSTNGEGLHRMVDPVDGRVYTYSHFEPAAAHQMFAVFDQPDLKATYTVTVNAPDGWHVITSTRESGIVDAAGGKRWTFPKSKKLSPYNFSLHAGPYQVWEDKSGKYPMRLFARQSVASQVTPADWFRYTKAGLGFFDEYFGIPYQFEKYDQLLVPDFLYGAMENAAAITFAEGGFLYKSEMTPAQKASLAEVIMHEMAHQWFGDLVTMKWWNGLWLNESFASFMATLATAEATEFKDAWQSFYQQDKQGAYIQDQKVSTHPIEVPVPSSANAFDNIDAITYSKGASTLKQLRHMLGEEVFRKGVHNYLTKYAWQNAKLEDFIGSLGQAAGRDLSKWTKDWLYQAGVNTISANYSCSAGKDGKITAFSLAQSAPSKDLPTLREQRVQVAAFKLDNGKLVLAKNVPVTYAGAKTNVPAMVGAACPDLVYPNYQDWGFVKVNLDKRSFETARSALASVEDPLLRAMLWQALWDGVRDAKLPLNEFIEVALANAPQEKDYTLLGDVLGKVGMAKYYLEAMGLDNAYAKQTKKALEDMAWQGVVAHKGNDNFQRRWFSTYLGLASSPEALGRLAGMLEGKGTEGLNIGQDQRWAIINRLSRNDYQGAASMLAAEQARDKSDTGQAAALAATVVRPDPQVKAEWLGTVQDLKTKLPFSRIRTAMGAMYPVEQRKLAEQTAGERLAKLPALDKVTGPVYMRSYANTMIPSSCTPASVQRLQRAADSMKDLSAGTRRALLDTLQEDQRCVAIKAALSVPKS, from the coding sequence ATGGCCGTCGCCATCGCTTCCGCCTTCGTCCTCAACACCGTCAGCGCCGCGCCGGCCCAGGGTGGCAATGCGCGCGCCGAGAACGCCTACCTGTCGCAGGCGGACGCCATGGCCCGTTCCGCGCGCGTGTCGAACGTGGACTACGTGCTCGACTTCACGCTGACCGGCAAGGAGAACTTTGCCGGCACCACCACGGTGGAGTTCGACCTCAAGGATAATGATGCGCCCCTGACCATCGACCTGGACAAGGCAAGCATCAATTCGCTCACCGTCAACGGCAAGCAGGTCACGCCGCGCTACAACAACTGGTTCATCACCCTGGCGCCGGAAGACCTGGTCAAGGGCCGCAACACCGTCACCGTCGGCTACGAGCGTGCCCACAGCACCAACGGCGAAGGCCTGCACCGCATGGTCGACCCGGTCGACGGCCGCGTCTACACCTACTCGCACTTCGAGCCGGCTGCCGCGCACCAGATGTTCGCCGTGTTCGACCAGCCGGACCTGAAGGCCACCTATACCGTCACCGTCAATGCGCCGGACGGCTGGCACGTGATCACCAGCACCCGCGAATCCGGAATCGTGGACGCGGCCGGCGGCAAGCGCTGGACCTTCCCGAAGAGCAAGAAGCTCAGCCCCTACAACTTCTCGCTGCACGCCGGCCCCTACCAGGTGTGGGAAGACAAGAGCGGCAAGTACCCGATGCGCCTGTTCGCGCGCCAGTCGGTGGCTTCGCAGGTGACCCCGGCCGACTGGTTCCGCTACACCAAGGCCGGCCTCGGCTTCTTCGACGAGTATTTCGGCATTCCCTACCAGTTCGAGAAATACGACCAGCTGCTGGTGCCGGACTTCCTGTACGGCGCCATGGAAAACGCGGCGGCGATCACGTTCGCCGAAGGCGGCTTCCTGTACAAGTCCGAGATGACTCCGGCGCAGAAAGCCAGCCTGGCCGAAGTCATCATGCACGAAATGGCGCACCAGTGGTTCGGCGACCTGGTCACCATGAAGTGGTGGAACGGCCTGTGGCTGAACGAGAGCTTCGCCTCCTTCATGGCGACCCTCGCCACCGCCGAAGCCACCGAGTTCAAGGATGCCTGGCAGTCCTTCTACCAGCAGGACAAGCAGGGCGCCTACATCCAGGACCAGAAGGTCTCGACCCACCCGATCGAAGTGCCGGTGCCGTCCTCGGCCAACGCGTTCGACAACATCGACGCGATCACCTACTCGAAGGGCGCCTCGACCCTGAAGCAGCTGCGCCACATGCTGGGCGAGGAAGTCTTCCGCAAGGGCGTCCATAACTACCTGACCAAATACGCCTGGCAGAACGCCAAGCTCGAGGACTTCATCGGCAGCCTGGGCCAGGCCGCCGGCCGCGACCTCTCGAAGTGGACCAAGGACTGGCTGTACCAGGCCGGCGTGAACACCATCAGCGCCAACTACAGCTGCAGCGCCGGCAAGGACGGCAAGATCACCGCCTTCTCGCTGGCGCAGAGCGCACCGAGCAAGGATCTCCCGACCCTGCGCGAACAGCGTGTGCAGGTCGCCGCCTTCAAGCTGGATAACGGTAAGCTGGTGCTGGCCAAGAACGTGCCGGTCACCTACGCGGGTGCGAAGACCAATGTGCCGGCCATGGTGGGCGCGGCCTGCCCGGACCTGGTGTACCCGAACTACCAGGACTGGGGCTTCGTGAAGGTCAATCTCGACAAGCGTTCCTTCGAGACCGCCCGCAGCGCCCTGGCCAGCGTGGAAGACCCGCTGCTGCGCGCGATGCTGTGGCAGGCGCTGTGGGACGGCGTGCGCGACGCCAAGCTGCCGCTGAACGAGTTCATCGAGGTCGCCCTGGCCAATGCGCCGCAGGAGAAGGATTACACCTTGCTGGGCGACGTGCTGGGCAAGGTCGGCATGGCGAAATACTATCTCGAGGCGATGGGCCTCGATAACGCGTACGCGAAGCAGACCAAGAAGGCGCTGGAAGACATGGCCTGGCAAGGCGTGGTCGCACACAAGGGCAACGACAACTTCCAGCGCCGCTGGTTCAGCACCTACCTGGGCCTGGCAAGCAGCCCGGAAGCGCTGGGGCGCCTGGCCGGCATGCTGGAAGGTAAAGGTACCGAAGGCCTGAACATCGGCCAGGATCAGCGCTGGGCCATCATCAATCGCCTGAGCCGCAATGACTACCAGGGCGCGGCAAGCATGCTGGCAGCCGAGCAGGCGCGCGACAAATCGGATACCGGCCAGGCCGCCGCGCTGGCCGCGACCGTCGTGCGTCCGGATCCGCAAGTGAAGGCCGAGTGGCTGGGCACGGTGCAGGACCTGAAGACCAAGCTGCCGTTCTCGCGCATCCGCACCGCGATGGGCGCCATGTACCCGGTCGAACAGCGCAAGCTGGCCGAGCAGACCGCCGGCGAGCGCCTGGCGAAGCTGCCGGCGCTCGACAAGGTGACCGGCCCGGTCTACATGCGCAGCTACGCCAACACGATGATCCCGTCGAGCTGCACCCCAGCCAGCGTCCAGCGCCTGCAGCGCGCCGCCGACAGCATGAAGGACCTGTCGGCCGGCACCCGCCGCGCGCTGCTCGACACCTTGCAGGAAGACCAGCGCTGCGTGGCGATCAAGGCGGCGTTGAGCGTACCGAAGTCCTGA
- a CDS encoding alkene reductase: MFDPIKLGALELPNRIIMAPLTRSRATGPGRVPNAMMAEYYVQRASAGLILSEATAVTPMGVGYADTPGIWSDEQVEGWKTVTEAVHQAGGRIFLQLWHVGRISDPVFLDGQLPVAPSSVAAKGHVSLVRPKRDYPTPRALETHEIPAIVAAYRKGAENAKRAGFDGVEIHGANGYLLDQFLQDSTNQRSDQYGGPVENRARLMLEVTDACIEVWGADRVGMHLAPRRDAHDMGDTNPRDTFGYVARELGKRGIAFICAREAIGDDSLRAYLKKEFGGVYIANEKLSKESAEALIQSGEADAVAFGVWFIANPDLPRRLQQDAPLNTPKPELFYAPGAEGYIDYPALN, encoded by the coding sequence ATGTTTGACCCGATCAAGCTGGGCGCACTCGAACTGCCGAACCGCATCATCATGGCGCCGCTGACCCGCTCGCGCGCCACCGGCCCGGGCCGCGTGCCGAACGCGATGATGGCCGAATACTATGTGCAGCGCGCCTCGGCCGGCCTGATCCTGTCGGAAGCCACCGCCGTCACGCCGATGGGCGTGGGCTACGCCGATACCCCCGGCATCTGGTCGGACGAGCAGGTGGAAGGCTGGAAGACCGTCACCGAGGCCGTGCACCAGGCCGGCGGGCGCATCTTCCTGCAGCTGTGGCACGTGGGCCGCATTTCGGACCCGGTCTTCCTCGACGGCCAGCTGCCGGTGGCGCCCTCGAGCGTCGCGGCCAAGGGCCACGTCAGCCTGGTGCGCCCGAAGCGCGACTACCCTACCCCGCGCGCGCTGGAAACCCACGAGATCCCGGCGATCGTCGCGGCCTACCGCAAGGGCGCCGAAAACGCCAAGCGGGCCGGCTTCGACGGCGTCGAGATCCACGGCGCCAACGGCTACCTGCTCGACCAGTTCCTGCAGGATTCCACCAACCAGCGCAGCGACCAGTACGGCGGCCCGGTGGAGAACCGCGCGCGCCTGATGCTCGAAGTGACCGACGCCTGCATCGAAGTCTGGGGCGCCGACCGCGTCGGCATGCACCTGGCGCCGCGCCGCGATGCGCACGACATGGGCGACACCAACCCGCGCGACACCTTCGGCTACGTGGCGCGTGAACTCGGCAAGCGCGGCATCGCCTTCATCTGCGCCCGCGAAGCCATCGGCGACGACAGCCTGCGCGCGTACCTGAAGAAGGAATTCGGCGGCGTCTACATCGCCAACGAGAAGCTGAGCAAGGAAAGCGCCGAGGCGCTGATACAGTCGGGCGAAGCCGATGCGGTGGCCTTCGGCGTGTGGTTCATCGCCAATCCGGACCTGCCGCGGCGCCTGCAGCAGGATGCGCCGCTGAACACGCCGAAGCCGGAGCTGTTCTATGCGCCGGGCGCCGAAGGGTATATCGACTACCCGGCGCTGAACTAA
- a CDS encoding helix-turn-helix transcriptional regulator, with translation MDIDAIHKALANPVRRQILHWLKEPQRHFAEQEYPLELGVCCKLIDQRTGLSQSTVSAHLATLHKAGLVSTRRVGQFIFFQRNEEVIQTFLDQLNDGL, from the coding sequence ATGGACATCGACGCGATCCACAAGGCCCTGGCCAACCCGGTGCGGCGCCAGATCCTGCACTGGCTGAAGGAGCCGCAGCGGCACTTCGCCGAGCAGGAATACCCGCTCGAGCTGGGCGTGTGCTGCAAGCTGATCGACCAGCGCACAGGCCTGTCGCAGTCGACCGTGTCGGCCCACCTGGCGACCCTGCACAAGGCGGGGCTGGTGAGCACGCGGCGCGTCGGCCAGTTCATCTTCTTCCAGCGCAACGAGGAAGTGATCCAGACCTTCCTCGATCAACTGAACGACGGACTTTAG
- a CDS encoding endonuclease translates to MLCVQEVSNGYTPAGEDQFAMLRERLPGYAGFAALACDTLGERAGADGQGGARRHFGMMVFSRHPVLQALRHSLPWPAEADVMSMPRSALELTVAAPGGLLRVTTVHLEYFSQRQRMAQVERLRELHREASLHALCPPPAGNGPFGLPPRAMPALLAGDFNMLPGSPEHQRLLAPFGDGVQPWRDCWQLAQPGRRHAPTVGLHDPSPGAGAPFTFDYVFASADLAGHVQRVRVDASEQGSDHQALLVELDWGN, encoded by the coding sequence ATGCTTTGTGTACAAGAAGTTTCAAACGGCTATACCCCCGCGGGCGAGGACCAGTTCGCCATGCTGCGCGAACGGCTGCCGGGTTATGCGGGCTTTGCCGCCCTCGCCTGCGACACCCTCGGCGAGCGTGCCGGTGCGGATGGGCAAGGGGGCGCGCGCCGCCACTTCGGCATGATGGTGTTCTCGCGCCATCCGGTGCTGCAGGCGCTGCGCCATTCGCTGCCCTGGCCGGCCGAGGCCGACGTCATGAGCATGCCGCGCAGCGCGCTCGAACTGACCGTGGCGGCGCCCGGCGGCCTGCTGCGCGTCACCACCGTCCACCTGGAATATTTTTCGCAGCGCCAGCGCATGGCCCAGGTCGAACGCCTGCGCGAACTGCACCGCGAAGCCAGCCTGCACGCGCTCTGTCCGCCGCCCGCCGGCAACGGCCCCTTCGGCCTGCCCCCGCGCGCCATGCCGGCGCTGCTCGCGGGCGACTTCAACATGCTGCCCGGCTCGCCCGAGCACCAGCGCCTGCTGGCGCCCTTCGGCGACGGCGTCCAGCCCTGGCGCGACTGCTGGCAGCTGGCCCAGCCGGGCCGGCGCCACGCGCCCACGGTCGGCCTGCACGACCCCAGCCCGGGCGCCGGCGCCCCGTTCACCTTCGATTACGTGTTTGCCAGCGCCGACCTGGCCGGGCACGTGCAGCGGGTGCGGGTGGACGCGAGCGAACAGGGTTCCGACCACCAGGCATTGCTGGTCGAGCTCGACTGGGGCAACTGA
- a CDS encoding succinylglutamate desuccinylase/aspartoacylase family protein: MTSPSTYQFKSVNYTGLQPGPRLIIMGATHGNEICGTVGIRRVMEEIDSGQLHIAAGSVSFVPVVNPKAYEQNTRNGDRNLNRNLFPKDDPQDFEDHIANWLCPLLARHDVLLDLHSFNAVGGEPFVMVGPLNNDGALQPFKHAEKERAWARRLGVKRFVDGWLAAYGDGVKRRSRNVDELETVLRYGVGTTEYMRTTGGYALTLECGQHLDPTSPDVAYRAIMNTLAHLGLIDAPDPAPVPFEDMEALSMVVVHDKLHADDRFSRAWASFDPVHEGDEIGVRADGSKVLAEFSGRILFPDVKAAANSEWYYLTRPNPSFGRE; the protein is encoded by the coding sequence ATGACTTCCCCGAGCACCTACCAGTTCAAGTCCGTCAACTACACCGGCCTCCAGCCCGGTCCGCGCCTCATCATCATGGGCGCGACCCATGGCAACGAAATCTGCGGCACGGTCGGCATCCGCCGCGTGATGGAAGAAATCGACAGCGGCCAGCTGCACATCGCGGCCGGCAGCGTGAGCTTCGTGCCGGTGGTGAACCCCAAGGCCTACGAGCAGAACACCCGCAACGGCGACCGCAACCTGAACCGCAACCTGTTCCCGAAAGACGACCCGCAGGACTTCGAGGACCACATCGCCAACTGGCTGTGCCCCCTGCTGGCCCGGCACGACGTGCTGCTCGACCTGCACTCCTTCAATGCGGTGGGCGGCGAGCCTTTCGTGATGGTCGGTCCGCTGAACAACGACGGTGCGCTGCAGCCTTTCAAGCATGCGGAAAAAGAACGCGCGTGGGCGCGCCGCCTGGGCGTGAAACGTTTTGTCGACGGCTGGCTGGCCGCCTACGGCGACGGCGTCAAGCGCCGCAGCCGCAATGTGGATGAATTGGAAACCGTGCTGCGCTACGGCGTCGGCACCACCGAATACATGCGCACCACCGGCGGCTATGCGCTGACCCTGGAGTGCGGCCAGCACCTCGACCCGACCTCGCCCGACGTCGCCTACCGCGCCATCATGAATACGCTGGCGCACCTGGGGCTGATCGACGCGCCGGACCCGGCGCCGGTGCCGTTCGAGGACATGGAAGCGCTGTCGATGGTGGTGGTGCACGACAAGCTGCACGCCGACGACCGGTTCTCGCGCGCCTGGGCCAGCTTCGACCCGGTGCACGAAGGCGACGAGATCGGCGTGCGCGCCGACGGCAGCAAGGTGCTGGCCGAATTCAGCGGCCGCATCCTGTTCCCGGACGTGAAGGCCGCGGCGAATTCGGAGTGGTACTACCTGACCCGCCCCAACCCGTCCTTCGGCCGGGAATAA
- a CDS encoding acyl-CoA thioesterase, translated as MDWDYPHPFTLHVTPEAADIDGLNHTNNAVYVRWCEQAGWAHSQQLGLTLDDYRRLDRAMAIRRGEYDYLLPTLPGEALTLATWLVAGDGRLSMARRFQLVRDRDGATVLRGRWDLVCIEISSGRPRRMPAEFIDTYMPVVTQAL; from the coding sequence TTGGACTGGGATTACCCGCACCCCTTCACCTTGCACGTCACGCCGGAGGCCGCCGACATCGACGGCCTGAACCATACCAACAATGCGGTCTACGTGCGCTGGTGCGAGCAGGCCGGCTGGGCCCATTCGCAGCAGCTCGGCCTGACGCTGGACGACTACCGCCGCCTCGACCGCGCGATGGCGATCCGGCGCGGCGAATACGACTACCTGCTGCCGACCCTGCCCGGCGAGGCGCTTACCCTGGCCACCTGGCTGGTGGCCGGCGACGGCAGGCTGTCGATGGCGCGCCGTTTCCAGCTGGTGCGCGACCGCGATGGCGCCACCGTGCTGCGCGGACGCTGGGACCTGGTCTGCATCGAGATCAGCAGCGGGCGGCCACGCCGCATGCCCGCCGAATTCATCGATACCTATATGCCGGTGGTAACACAGGCGCTGTAA
- the sugE gene encoding quaternary ammonium compound efflux SMR transporter SugE encodes MSWVYLFIAGLLEVVWAVGLKYTQGFTRLMPSLWTLLAMLGSIGMLGLALRQLPLGTAYAIWTGIGTVGTAIAGMVLLNEPAGALRLGAIAMIAGGIIALKFLSPA; translated from the coding sequence ATGAGTTGGGTATATCTGTTCATCGCGGGACTGCTGGAGGTAGTGTGGGCGGTCGGCCTCAAGTACACGCAGGGCTTCACCAGGCTGATGCCATCCTTGTGGACCCTGCTGGCGATGCTCGGCAGCATAGGCATGCTGGGCCTGGCCCTGCGCCAGCTGCCGCTCGGCACCGCCTACGCGATCTGGACCGGCATCGGCACGGTCGGCACCGCGATCGCCGGCATGGTGCTGCTCAACGAACCGGCCGGCGCACTGCGCCTGGGAGCGATCGCGATGATCGCCGGCGGCATCATCGCGCTCAAGTTCCTGTCGCCCGCCTGA